The following are from one region of the Papaver somniferum cultivar HN1 unplaced genomic scaffold, ASM357369v1 unplaced-scaffold_132, whole genome shotgun sequence genome:
- the LOC113333195 gene encoding putative F-box protein At1g53550 — MEFFKNLPVETLIDILSLLPVELVINCKLVSKNWYKLISDPSFTNFHLNRLIDSGNLSFLIRFDDLNFLPTPNQFYYFDYGKNNNIINKIDVLPQETSNFTIVGSCNGLVCLFDYDDTIIISNPIIKEYVILPKVTPPSHIDERLLSRYMFCGFGYLPKIEEYKVVRMYTLLKESDSIEVDVYTLGSGSKWRNI, encoded by the coding sequence ATGGAGTTTTTCAAGAATCTCCCCGTCGAAACCTTGATAGACATATTATCACTTTTACCTGTTGAATTAGTTATCAACTGCAAATTAGTATCTAAAAATTGGTATAAACTTATTTCTGATCCATCATTCACTAATTTTCACTTAAATCGTCTTATTGATTCTGGTAACTTGAGTTTTCTTATTAGATTCGATGATTTGAATTTCCTTCCTACACCCAAccaattttattattttgattatGGTAAGAACAATAACATCATCAACAAGATCGATGTGCTCCCTCAAGAGACATCTAACTTTACTATCGTTGGTTCTTGCAACGGTCTGGTTTgtctttttgattatgatgatACTATTATTATCAGTAACCCCATCATCAAAGAGTATGTCATTCTTCCTAAAGTTACACCACCTTCCCATATAGATGAAAGATTACTCAGCAGATATATGTTCTGTGGATTTGGTTACCTCCCCAAAATTGAGGAGTACAAAGTTGTCAGAATGTATACCTTACTAAAGGAATCTGATTCTATTGAAGTCGATGTATACACTCTTGGTAGTGGCAGTAAATGGAGAAACATATGA